A region of Polyodon spathula isolate WHYD16114869_AA chromosome 4, ASM1765450v1, whole genome shotgun sequence DNA encodes the following proteins:
- the LOC121314608 gene encoding transcriptional regulator Myc-like — MPLNSSFSSNYNYDYDSVQPYFYVDNEEDNFYHQYQSQVQPPAPSEDIWKKFELLPTPPLSPSRRPALSTLLLPAIADQLEMVTEIWRDNQSFICSSDDSQSFIKSIIIQDCMWSGFSAAAKLEKVVSERLVSIQAARKESSSNNAYGSVNTNYLQDLNTSASECIDPSVVFPYPLNASPKPTVVSLPFTVLADTLPNSSSTSSSNCYSDEDEKEDEEIDVVTVEKRLPVKRPESNTSTAGVPHRPHHSPLVLKRCHVPTHQHNYAAHPSTRSDQPSVKRVKLENNGRVLQQISNNRKCSSPRISDIEENDKRRTHNVLERQRRNELKLSFFALRDEIPEVANNEKAPKVSILKKATECIMNMQTEEQRLISLKEQLRRKTEQLKHKLEQLRNSHVRTCR; from the exons ATGCCGTTGAATTCGAGTTTCTCTAGTAACTATAATTACGACTACGACTCGGTCCAGCCTTACTTTTATGTTGACAATGAAGAGGACAATTTCTACCATCAGTACCAGAGCCAAGTGCAGCCACCGGCACCCAGCGAAGACATCTGGAAGAAATTTGAGCTGCTACCCACCCCTCCGCTCTCCCCAAGCCGGAGACCGGCTCTCTCAACACTGCTGTTGCCTGCCATAGCTGATCAGCTGGAAATGGTCACTGAGATTTGGAGGGACAACCAGAGTTTTATTTGTAGTTCTGACGACTCCCAATCTTTCATAAAATCCATTATTATCCAGGACTGTATGTGGAGCGGATTCTCTGCAGCTGCTAAGCTGGAAAAAGTGGTGTCGGAGAGGCTCGTCTCTATTCAGGCTGCTAGAAAAGAGTCATCTTCCAACAATGCCTACGGCAGTGTAAATACCAATTACTTGCAAGATCTCAACACGTCGGCTTCAGAATGTATCGATCCTTCTGTCGTATTTCCTTACCCGTTGAACGCCAGTCCGAAGCCCACTGTAGTATCGCTTCCGTTTACAGTACTGGCAGACACGCTGCCAAACAGTAGCAGTACCAGCAGCAGCAACTGTTATTCTG ATGAGGATGAAAAGGAAGATGAAGAAATTGATGTAGTTACAGTGGAGAAAAGGCTGCCAGTTAAAAGACCAGAATCCAATACAAGCACTGCTGGAGTTCCCCACAGACCCCATCACAGTCCTTTGGTCCTTAAAAGGTGTCACGTTCCAACTCATCAACACAACTATGCTGCCCACCCATCCACTAGGAGTGATCAGCCTTCAGTCAAGCGGGTAAAGTTGGAAAATAATGGTAGAGTACTTCAACAAATCAGCAACAACAGAAAATGCTCAAGTCCAAGGATTTCTGATATAGAGGAAAATGATAAGAGGAGGACACACAATGTCTTGGAACGGCAGAGGAGGAACGAGCTCAAATTGAGTTTTTTTGCATTAAGGGATGAGATCCCTGAGGTTGCTAACAATGAAAAAGCACCTAAAGTGTCAATACTTAAAAAAGCAACAGAATGCATCATGAACATGCAAACGGAAGAACAAAGACTTATTTCATTAAAGGAACAGTTGAGGAGGAAAACGGAACAGTTGAAACACAAGCTTGAACAGCTGAGGAACTCTCATGTAAGGACTTGTAGATAA